The Fragaria vesca subsp. vesca linkage group LG2, FraVesHawaii_1.0, whole genome shotgun sequence genome includes a window with the following:
- the LOC101295386 gene encoding O-acyltransferase WSD1-like, whose protein sequence is MGSSAPATDSDEPITPAGRLFLQPQLNQIIHCVMGFKNPIDVESIKSQVKSSLMLTHPRFSSLMVRDSHGRERWHKTTHIDLDRHVIVLHDPVSSSGDHETAVNDYLADLSTGSGLPTDKPMWEFHLLIAHNVGIFRIHHALGDGISLMSMFLASCRRADDKGKLPTLASGKSKGVNKNKKGLLGLVCGFVAMVWFSLVFVVEFVLRCLWVCDRKTEISGGDGVELWPRKLATAKFRIQDMKHVKKAIPNATINDVLFGVISLGISRYLDHRKPNALPEGVQITGVAMTNLREQPGLQELSDLMRSNSGSSWGNKFGMLLLPIYYHNSKSNADPLAYLKRSKVMIDKKKQSVEGHFSYKIGLFVMTYLGPKVATWLNYRILCNTSFTISNILGPQEEITVGGNPITYLRASSSSLPHALTMHMVSYAERADMQILVAKDIIPDPAFLAKCFEEALLDMKEAAAAITET, encoded by the exons GCGTCATGGGCTTCAAGAACCCAATCGACGTCGAGTCCATCAAATCCCAAGTCAAATCCTCCCTCATGCTCACCCACCCAAGATTCTCCAGCCTCATGGTGCGTGACTCCCACGGCCGAGAACGCTGGCACAAAACCACCCACATCGACCTCGACCGCCACGTCATCGTCCTCCACGACCCCGTCTCCTCCTCCGGTGACCACGAGACCGCCGTCAACGACTACCTGGCCGACCTCTCCACCGGCTCGGGGCTCCCCACGGATAAACCCATGTGGGAATTTCATCTCCTTATTGCTCACAACGTCGGGATTTTCCGAATCCACCATGCTCTGGGAGATGGGATTTCTCTCATGTCTATGTTCTTGGCGAGTTGCCGGAGAGCCGACGACAAGGGGAAGCTGCCGACCTTGGCGTCGGGGAAGAGTAAGGGAGTGAATAAGAATAAGAAAGGGTTGTTGGGTTTGGTGTGTGGGTTTGTGGCAATGGTTTGGTTTAGCTTGGTGTTTGTGGTGGAGTTTGTGCTGAGGTGTTTGTGGGTTTGTGATCGGAAAACTGAGATCAGTGGTGGTGATGGGGTTGAGCTCTGGCCTAGGAAACTAGCCACTGCAAAGTTTAGGATTCAAGATATGAAGCATGTGAAGAAAGCTATTCCTAATGCG ACCATCAATGATGTACTTTTTGGGGTGATTTCATTAGGGATATCAAGATACTTGGATCACAGAAAACCAAATG CTTTGCCTGAGGGTGTTCAAATTACAGGGGTAGCCATGACTAATCTAAGAGAGCAACCTGGATTGCAG GAGCTGTCCGATTTGATGAGGAGCAATTCAGGATCAAGTTGGGGTAACAAGTTCGGCATGCTTCTCCTACCTATATATTATCATAACTCTAAGAGCAATGCCGACCCTCTAGCCTATCTCAAGAGATCGAAGGTGATGATCGACAAGAAGAAGCAATCTGTAGAGGGTCATTTCTCATACAAAATCGGTTTGTTTGTAATGACCTACTTGGGACCAAAG GTTGCTACTTGGCTTAATTACCGGATTCTCTGCAATACTAGCTTTACTATTTCAAATATACTCGGACCACAAGAAGAAATTACAGTTGGAGGCAATCCTATAACTTACCTAAGAGCCAGTTCATCAAGTTTGCCCCAT GCACTTACAATGCACATGGTGAGCTATGCTGAAAGGGCAGACATGCAAATATTGGTGGCCAAAGATATCATCCCTGACCCCGCATTTCTAGCCAAGTGCTTTGAAGAGGCCTTGCTTGATATGAAGGAAGCAGCTGCAGCCATCACAGAAACGTAG